AAGTTAATTACATTTGGCAATTCCCCATTCCCTTATAGTGAGGGGTCTCAGGAGCTGGCTCCTACACATAAAGGGGCTTAGAAGAGTGGCTGGCACCTAGGCCACCAATAGACTTTTGCCCCACCCAACCGGTGACACAGCCCGGGGCCCCTCCGCCCCCTGGCGGCCATTACGGATTTCCGCCTCCCTCACAGAAGGCAGCCGCTGCAACGTGCGTGGCCTCAGTTGCGTCACATCCGGCCCTTGCGATCAGGGCTTGAGGAACCCGCGCCATGAAGTGCGTGTTTGTTACCGTAGGGACCACCAGCTTTGACGACCTCATTGCGTGTGTGTCGGCGCCCGACAGTCTGCAAGTGAGTGAGGGAGGCGAGCAGGCGGCGGCTTGGCTCGCCACCCGCCGTCTCCGGCCTTACTAAGCCAGCCGCGGTAGCCTTGCCTGACCGTCACGCTCGGAAAGAAACCCCCGCAACTCTACCACAGGTGCCGCTGCCCCTTAGCTGGCTGCTGCCTACGCCCGGCGGGGCCCTTCGGCTACCCGGCTACTCGGGGTCGCATGTTTCCTCTTCCCATTTACCCAGGCCGTTCCTTTCCCTCATTTCTTCGGCTCCTTTCCCGGGCTTCCCCCGCGCTGTATTCTCCGCCTCCGCGTCCTCCGCCCCTCCTTCCAACGGCTCCGCCCCTCCAAGCCCGGGTTTTCCACCGGGCTAGGCAGTTTCTCCTCAGCCCCCCTGTGGACCGCGCGTCGGCGCCGGCGTCTCAGTCAGCCGAGCTCGCCTCAGAGCCCGGCTCCTTCCCCTCAGCGCTTGACCGGAGCCCGCGCGGTTCCCCTCAGCGCGCGTGGTCCCCTCAGGGCTCCCGGTTCTCGCAGTTCAGCAAGTGAGGCAGAACGGGTAGTCCCTGGGTTCCCCCCGAGTTTGCGACTCCTTTTCCAAAGTCTTTTCCTGCTGTGGCTTTCGCGGGACTCTGCGAGCTGGGTCGCTTAGATTCACGAGTGCTCGGGAGGTTCCTCGTCGGGCCCCGGACCGGAGAATACGTTAGTTTTGAAAACTAAGTGAAATTGGCCACAGGTAGGCTCTTTGGCGGCCGTGCTCCGGTCTTAACGTCAAACTTGAGTAGTGATGGTGGTTCCTGCTCTGTTTTACATAGCCAGTTTAAAAGGCCCTCGTGTTCTGATTTCCTCTTTCAGAAAATCGAGAGCCTCGGTTACAACCGACTTATCCTGCAAATTGGTAGAGGAACGGTGGTACCTGAACCCTTCAGTACTGAGTCGTTTACTCTGGATGTTTACAGGTACAAGGATTCCTTGAAAGAAGACATCCAGAAAGCAGATCTTGTTATTAGTCACGCAGGTAAAGGTGCCTTAGAATCTCAGGGTTgggtcttttaattttaattttttttttttttttttaagttctggggtattcTGGGGCACATATGCAGGATGTGCGGGTTTGTTAACAAAGGTAAACGTGTACCGTgcatcatctaggtattaagcccagcatccattagctttttatcctgatgctctccctccaaTAAGGAACTGACACTTGAACCTTTTCGAGGTAAAATAAAATCGCTAGCTGAACTCACTGTAGCCCTTTTTGAATACACAACTTATTTGAATATGATAATTGAGAACTTTATTGGAGAGAACTTAGTATTTTGGGGTGAGAGAAGAATGGGAAATTAATCACTGTAGCCCATCTTTACAATAAAAAACCCTAAACACTGAGGGGCAAAATAATTCACCCGGTGAAGTGTAATAAATTGTCAACTTGACATTAGTACTTGGGCTTAGTTAAAGGAGTGTTCTGCCTGCTGATTGGTTGGATTGGTCATGGAGTAAGTGGAATTGTAAGATTGTTTACACTTCTGTTGAATGTGAGTGAAATGAATCCAGTCAAAAATAGTAACAGCTACATACTGAGTAAATTGTTTCCTCTTCAGAGGACCGCCCTGATGGGCTACTTAATTAGACTTTTAGTGCATTCAGAAGAACTGCTTTTGGGGAGCAATGCAGTTTTGACTTGTTAAagaaggtttatttttatttatgatttttttaagtctAGTTTGAGGAGAGAAAAGTCTTTAGAAATAGACATTACCAAAAGATTGGTGATTAAAAAATGTATCTCCTAGGAGGTAACAGCCTTTGGCACTGCTCTGAATGCTTTGTGTATATTAACTTTACTCTTTTAAACAATCCTGTGAACTAAGTACTGttagtatctccattttacacgaggaaactgaggcacaagagtggttaagtaatttgtccagcCAGGAAGTGGTGGACAGATAACAATCTGGTGCTGgagtttatgttctttttttcttttcttttcctttttttttttttttttttggagatagagtttcgctctgttgcccaggctggagtgcaatggcgctatctcgcctcactgcaacctccacctcccaggttcaagcgattctcctgtctcagcctcacgagtagctgggattacaggcgcacactaccacgcccggctaatttttttttttttttttttgtatttattagagacggggtttcaccgtgttgcccaggctcgtctcaaactcctgagctggggcgatccacccgccttggcctcccaaaatgctaggattataggcatgagccactgtgcccctccGGAGTTAATGTTCTTAACTAACCACCCTAGCGTAAGATACCCAAAAAGGATTTATCTATTCACGTATCAATCTCTTTGCTctcatttaaaatagctagaTGATTTTACATTTCAGAATTTAATTGatcctaatattttatatttgcatatttatggAAATCCATTCTTGACTGTTTCTGGGATAGCACTTCACATGTAAACCCATACAAAGTGGTCAAGGTTTTTCGTTATTGATGCCTGCCTGTCTCTATTGTAGGCTTGCTTTTCTACCTGGGGTTgaatagaaatgaaatataatttcacaTACAGTATGTGAAACCTCGATCTTATCTGCATTGAAGGCCATGCCCAAAGCATACTCCAGATGGCCCAACGTACAATGGTTTCACTTAGTTTTTCAACTTTATGGTGGTGTGAAAGCAATACACATacgcattcagtagaaactgctCTGcgagtacccatacaaccattctgttttacACTtgcagtattcaataaatggcatgagatattcaacactttatcaTAAAATAGATTTTGTGTTCGATGATTTTGCCCAACCACAGGCTAATATAAGTGTGTTCTGAGcacgtttaaggtaggctaggctaagctgtCATGTGTGGtgggttaggtgtattaaatgcattttctacttagaatattttcaaccgctttttttttttccctttttttgaggtgggttctctgtcacccaggatggggtacagtggtgcaatcatagctcactgcaagctctaactcttgggctcaagcagccctcctgcctcaggctccccagtagctgggaccacagccaccATGCcttattaattctttttctttttctttttcttttttagcagagacagggtctctctatgttgctgagagtggtcttgaactcctgggctcaagcgatcctcccacctcggcctcccaaagcgttgggattgtaggcatcagccactgcacccagcctgttttcaaCTTATGATGCGGTTATACCCCATCATAAGTCGAGGGTCATTGGTACTAGAGAGCAAGTAGCATAGCACTGAATCATAGGCCATAATGTCATCATCAgtgataaaataatgtatttttcaaataaagtttcTAACACTTTTTATTAGGGAGCAACTGATAACTATACTCTTGTCATTTTGAATGTATAATTGAAAGACCTAGCTTGTAGTTCTGTCAACTtaagttttttaacttttgagtTCTAGCTATAAAACTTCGTGGGGAccttaacttattttaaattgtgttaaacaaatttaatttatatttgtagGTGCAGGAAGCTgtttggaggctctggaaaaagGAAAGCCACTCGTAGTGGTCATAAACGAAAAGTTGATGAACAATCATCAGCTGGAACTGGCAAAGCAGCTACACAAAGAGGGTCATCTCTTTTATTGTACCTGCAGGTATACTAGAGACTGGTTATTTTTGATCTTTTGCTTTAATTCGTCCCTTGCTGTTCCTCTTATCCACCTACCTACCTCATCTGTCTCTTCTGCCTCTTACCTTCTCCCACTTACCAAACTTTTTGATTTTCTCAGCTCTAAAACACTCCCATTTGTTTGTCTCCCACTTTGCAATCTCTGTGTTGTATTTCTATGTGTATCTGTGGCTGTTTCTTTGCATATGTGAATAtctgagagagagtgtgtgtgtgtgtttagacgCGCATGTCTCTGAGACACTAATTTTGGAGTTCTAAATTTTGAGTTCATTATTTAGATTTTCATTATTCAAGGAAGACATTTGCTTATTTTAGTTAAAAGTTTTGCTTATAGTAAATCCACTAGAATCCGTAAATTATGTTTACTCTTTCATTTAATCAGTTACACCGAATATATAAAAGACACTGTTTTAGGTGCTGTGGATACAGTAGTAAACATGAGATAAAGTCCCTGTTCTCATGGTGCTTACATTCTGGTCGTGGAAAATTGATAGTAAACAAGTTCACAAATGATCAAGGTATTTCACATGGTGAAATGtactatgaagaaactaagacAGGGTGATGGGGTAACTGGGGTGAAGACTGATTAGAATTGTCAGAGAAGGCTTGGCAGAGTACCTAACATTTTGATCTTAGACTCGAAATACAAGGAAGAGCCAATCATATGAAGATTtagaggcagaaggaacagcaagtgcaaaagccTAAGTAAGGAATGAACTTGGAGCTTGGTGTGCTTGAGGAACAGAGGGAAGATTAGTGTTGCCAGAGCATAGTGAGCAATATAGCAATATAATAGAAGATGAAGCTGGGTGGGTGTAGCTTATGTAAGAGTTCTGATTTTATTGATGTTTATTGAGAAGCCATTGAAGTGTTTTAAGCAGAGAAATTATGGTAAGGAGTATTATTTTCTACAAGTATATTAGAATTCAACAGGAGCTGATCATCGTAATAGAAGGATGAAGAaaattgcttgtttgttttctattagtTCTTCTTTGAGACACTAGAAGCTTGCCAAAGGGCCAGGTCAGTAATTCCCAATTGTTTGACTTTAAAACCTATCCTAGTTTGATGTTTCAAGAAGTAAATGCCTCATAGAattactatatatgtgtatatatatgtttatttacgttatagtaaaatgaaattaattttaaaataaaaaacctgagAAGAAACTGGCTAGAGCATAagcttttcttttagttttactgCTTCTGTCTcttaggcactcagtaaatacttattcattcattaaatatttattgagtaccttctatgtgccaggcattgttctaggcacttggtatacatcagtgaacaaaacagacaaagactCCTGTTCTTATTGAGAGGAGGAAGATTCATTGATTATTTCAGGAGTAAAATTGTTGGTGTCATTATCACTATAATGTTGGAGAAGAGGGAATGTCAGGGTAGCTGTGTAATATAGAAGCCAGTCTTGAACTATTTAGTGAGTCAGGAGAGAAGCTGGATTAAAGAGGAATAAACTTAATTTCCTAACTGATTTATACAAGTCAATTTTTTCCA
The sequence above is drawn from the Theropithecus gelada isolate Dixy chromosome X, Tgel_1.0, whole genome shotgun sequence genome and encodes:
- the ALG13 gene encoding putative bifunctional UDP-N-acetylglucosamine transferase and deubiquitinase ALG13 isoform X6, with product MKCVFVTVGTTSFDDLIACVSAPDSLQKIESLGYNRLILQIGRGTVVPEPFSTESFTLDVYRYKDSLKEDIQKADLVISHAGKGAGSCLEALEKGKPLVVVINEKLMNNHQLELAKQLHKEGHLFYCTCSTLPGLLQSMDLSTLKCYPPGQPEKFSAFLDKVVGLQK
- the ALG13 gene encoding putative bifunctional UDP-N-acetylglucosamine transferase and deubiquitinase ALG13 isoform X9; amino-acid sequence: MKCVFVTVGTTSFDDLIACVSAPDSLQKIESLGYNRLILQIGRGTVVPEPFSTESFTLDVYRYKDSLKEDIQKADLVISHAGAGSCLEALEKGKPLVVVINEKLMNNHQLELAKQLHKEGHLFYCTCSSSLRH
- the ALG13 gene encoding putative bifunctional UDP-N-acetylglucosamine transferase and deubiquitinase ALG13 isoform X8, coding for MKCVFVTVGTTSFDDLIACVSAPDSLQKIESLGYNRLILQIGRGTVVPEPFSTESFTLDVYRCRKLFGGSGKRKATRSGHKRKVDEQSSAGTGKAATQRGSSLLLYLQHASWAVTVNGLINTEMLSSWPARKIFCIFG
- the ALG13 gene encoding putative bifunctional UDP-N-acetylglucosamine transferase and deubiquitinase ALG13 isoform X7, translating into MKCVFVTVGTTSFDDLIACVSAPDSLQKIESLGYNRLILQIGRGTVVPEPFSTESFTLDVYRYKDSLKEDIQKADLVISHAGAGSCLEALEKGKPLVVVINEKLMNNHQLELAKQLHKEGHLFYCTCSTLPGLLQSMDLSTLKCYPPGQPEKFSAFLDKVVGLQK
- the ALG13 gene encoding putative bifunctional UDP-N-acetylglucosamine transferase and deubiquitinase ALG13 isoform X10, producing the protein MFTGAGSCLEALEKGKPLVVVINEKLMNNHQLELAKQLHKEGHLFYCTCSTLPGLLQSMDLSTLKCYPPGQPEKFSAFLDKVVGLQK